AGTAAAATAAAGGAATGTGTAAAGTGGCAGGAGGACATCGGACTGGATGTGCTTGTACATGGTGAGTATGAGAGAAATGACATGGTAGAGTACTTCGGTGAGGCACTTGGAGGTTTCCTGTTCACTGAGAAAGCGTGGGTACAGTCATACGGAACAAGGTGTGTAAAACCACCAGTGATATGGGGTGACGTATACCGCAAAAAGCCGATCACGGTGGACTGGTCTGTATATGCGCAGTCGCTCACAGACAAGATCATGAAGGGAATGTTGACGGGTCCGGTGACGATACTCAATTGGTCGTTTCCAAGAGAGGATATCTCCATAAAGGACTCTATATCACAGATAGCGCTTGCGATCAGAGATGAGGTGCTGGATCTGGAGGCGCATGGAATCAGGATGATACAGATAGATGAGGCGGCACTTAGAGAGAAACTTCCGCTCAGAAAATCTGACTGGTATACAGAATACCTTGATTTTGCAATACCTGCATTCCGTCTGACACACAGCGGAGTGAAAGCGGAGACGCAGATACACACACATATGTGCTACAGTGAATTTACAGATATAATACCTGCCATAGACGATATGGACGCGGATGTCATCACATTTGAGGCGTCAAGATCTGATCTGCAGATACTGGATTCTCTCAGGGAGAACAACTTCGAGACAGAGGTGGGACCTGGAGTGTATGACATTCATTCTCCGAGAGTTCCATCGGTGGCAGAGATCGTGAAGGCGGTAAATGTCATGCTCACGAAGATAGGCCGGAATAAGCTCTGGATCAACCCGGACTGCGGTCTTAAGACCAGAGGTGTGCCTGAGACTGACGCCAGCCTCAGAAATATGGTTGAGGCTGCCAGACAGGTGAGAAAATAGAATAAGAAATTATAATTGTAACCACCGGCTTAGCCGGTGGTTATGATCAAATATTTCCCGAGAGCAGCCAGTCGATCAGGTTGACAGATTTTATACCATCATAGGAAGAGTCCATTCCGGTATCCAGAGAAAGAATAATTTTCTCGTAATTGTCATTAATTTTTTGAAGAGGTGCAAGCTCTCTCTTACGAACATCTTCACTTGTCATTGATTCTGTGACCTGAACATAGATTTTGTCATCTGCCTTTGTCGCTATAAAATCAACCTCGGAGTTATCTATTTTACCAATAGATACATCATATCCTCGGCGCAATAGTTCAAAGTAGACAACATTTTCTATAGCGTGACCAGTGTCACGATCCCTGAAACCGAGCAGATAATTTCTAAGCCCTATGTCCACAATGTAATATTTTCCCAGGGTTCGTAAGAATTCCTTCCCTTTAATATCAAATCTTTTAATATCGTAGAAGAAATATGATTCTAGTAGTGCATTTATATAGGCTTGAACAGTATGAGCACTAGGAGTGCCTTTTCGCTTTCCGTCCTCAAGAAGGCCTTCGTTTGTCAGAACATTACCTATAGAGGAGACGGATATATTACTTCCTATGTTGTCAGCAAGAAACATGATGATCTTCTTAAGGAGAACAGGATCTGTGATCCTTTTTTGACCTCTGCGGTTTTCGCGTTCAAGGATATCACGCATAATCACGGTTGAGTAGATGCCTTCAAGCAGCATAAGCGCTTTTTCCTGGTCTAATCCTACATCGGCAATTCCAGGCATGCCTCCAAAACGCATGTATGCATCGAAAACCTCACGTAGTTCATAATGATAACCAGATTTATCAAATATTTGTTTGCGGGTATTTCCTAAAGCACTTTTTGTCTCTTTGATTTCAAAATCGTGAAAAGTAAGAAATTCAGAAAAAGACAACGGCAGCATTTTTATCTCTATGCATCTGCCGGATAAATAAGTTGCATATTCAGACGAGAGCATATAGGCGTTGGATCCAGTGACATAAATATCACAGTTAAAATCTACACGAAAAGCGTTGACTGCATCTTCCCAGTCAGTAACACGCTGAACTTCATCAAAGAAAAGATACATTCTTTTGTCTAGTATTATATGTTGTTTCACATATTCATAGAA
This sequence is a window from Coprococcus eutactus. Protein-coding genes within it:
- a CDS encoding ATP-binding protein, with product MIDTHELKKRDLYLNKIIAFQDTEPVKVITGIRRCGKSSLLKLMTLHLKEMGISDDQILEMNFESYSFRNMNSDSFYEYVKQHIILDKRMYLFFDEVQRVTDWEDAVNAFRVDFNCDIYVTGSNAYMLSSEYATYLSGRCIEIKMLPLSFSEFLTFHDFEIKETKSALGNTRKQIFDKSGYHYELREVFDAYMRFGGMPGIADVGLDQEKALMLLEGIYSTVIMRDILERENRRGQKRITDPVLLKKIIMFLADNIGSNISVSSIGNVLTNEGLLEDGKRKGTPSAHTVQAYINALLESYFFYDIKRFDIKGKEFLRTLGKYYIVDIGLRNYLLGFRDRDTGHAIENVVYFELLRRGYDVSIGKIDNSEVDFIATKADDKIYVQVTESMTSEDVRKRELAPLQKINDNYEKIILSLDTGMDSSYDGIKSVNLIDWLLSGNI